From Toxorhynchites rutilus septentrionalis strain SRP chromosome 2, ASM2978413v1, whole genome shotgun sequence, a single genomic window includes:
- the LOC129769090 gene encoding SANT and BTB domain regulator of class switch recombination, whose protein sequence is MMDHSENDCDESISMHDFLDFLKITCQVNDSFNSSKKNAPPFDYNQLAKNELVNNINAKTGVTTENTNVPGSSPTKQGVKKDVKDDVALKKTYKKKSLSHTKSQKSKPETFGPPKKNLDALLNEKLDEVLNEGILDSVLPFICPVNALSTNSYNKSIIAKSSANPVVQITTGTGGSKSANSGIETSSPEVQSGSGIKKTNLSAVGDVSQCFLIASSTSKTGARRKTSISQMTILDSRSEPEVIIHVCDEVKGTSRDFSCPQKLLISKMGYFADVTAGQRLEDMDISVHCDLQIFEWLMKWVKKDSISQDEWPVLDPTNVVPILVSASFLQMEPLLLDCLSFCHARLNEVVKASANLACLNDSIITRLAAMFTNLELEMVKDKKDRIAPRLWTKMIQSLCEIEPQALRGHYATLIGMFRCLRCGKFLTQTVSTFIHCVPQNIRLNRWGQLISSHVKDSSWNITSYVASLHKELRSWRKVYWRLWGHCHFLYCAICDTHFAVCQMLWCQYHPEQPQFLGPAAEGRVTGPAGRYPCCGKQAYRYETLPGPTGCQFREHTVQADTDRDRAIHHLAMQAAEGGCLYETAPFKPSNTASDPWWNGIGILPHRSRQGLLPMFHVDGDVHASRVNRKTITRQLSLSVAESDTETESEDGEKSGTILSHTSSSSSDGGESEYSSPRSFRPKSVKHKPKISYGRHWAGEMSARSNQDNQREFEERAMKQIIAMVGKKTGGEQNQQYTTYQQGGTYIRLEADWRESFKQKNLASIKAKPGGVK, encoded by the exons ATGATGGATCATTCTGAAAACGATTGTGACGAGTCAATTTCAATGCACGACTTTTTAGATTTTCTTAAGATAACATGTCAAGTGAATGATTCTTTTAACAGCAGCAAGAAGAATGCACCTCCTTTCGATTACAACCAACTGGCTAAGAATGAGCTTGTTAATAATATTAACGCTAAAACTGGTGTGACAACGGAGAACACTAACGTTCCTGGTTCTTCACCCACTAAACAAGGCGTTAAAAAAGATGTTAAGGACGATGTGGCTCTGAAAAAGACGTACAAGAAGAAATCTCTTTCGCATACAAAATCTCAAAAAAGTAAACCTGAAACTTTCGGTCCCCCTAAGAAAAATTTAGATGCTTTGTTGAACGAAAAATTGGATGAAGTTTTGAATGAAGGTATTTTGGACTCTGTTCTGCCGTTCATTTGCCCGGTAAATGCTCTGAGCACGAACAGTTATAATAAAAGCATTATAGCCAAATCATCGGCTAATCCCGTGGTGCAGATTACTACTGGCACTGGGGGCAGCAAATCGGCTAATAGTGGAATCGAAACGTCTTCCCCTGAGGTCCAAAGTGGAAGCGGTATAAAGAAAACTAATTTGTCTGCTGTGGGAGACGTATCGCAGTGCTTCCTTATTGCAAGCAGCACAAGTAAAACTGGAGCTAGAAGAAAAACGTCGATTTCTCAAATGACCATCTTAGACAGTAGATCGGA GCCAGAAGTGATCATTCACGTGTGCGACGAAGTTAAAGGAACATCTCGAGATTTTTCATGCCCCCAAAAATTGTTAATCTCTAAAATGGGATATTTTGCGGATGTAACTGCTGGCCAGAGACTTGAGGATATGGATATTTCAGTGCATTGTGATCTGCAAATATTTGAATGGCTTATGAAATGGGTAAAAAAGGATTCGATATCTCAGGACGAATGGCCCGTTCTCGATCCAACCAATGTAGTTCCCATTCTTGTTTCGGCTAGCTTCCTACAAATGGAGCCATTACTGTTGGATTGTCTATCCTTCTGTCACGCACGCCTCAACGAAGTTGTTAAAGCTTCCGCGAACTTGGCTTGTTTGAACGATAGCATAATAACGCGATTGGCCGCAATGTTTACTAACTTGGAACTGGAAATGGTAAAAGATAAAAAGGATCGTATCGCTCCTCGTTTGTGGACCAAAATGATTCAAAGTCTGTGTGAGATCGAACCCCAAGCACTGCGGGGACATTATGCTACCCTGATTGGAATGTTTCGTTGTTTGAGATGTGGCAAATTtttaacacaaacagttagcaCATTTATCCATTGTGTGCCACAGAACATACGCCTGAACCGGTGGGGCCAACTGATCAGTTCGCATGTGAAAGATTCTTCCTGGAACATTACTAGCTATGTGGCCAGTTTACACAAAGAGCTGCGATCGTGGCGTAAGGTATACTGGCGACTGTGGGGCCATTGTCACTTTTTGTATTGCGCCATTTGTGACACACATTTTGCCGTTTGTCAAATGTTGTGGTGTCAGTATCATCCGGAGCAACCTCAATTTTTAGGACCAGCCGCTGAAGGACGTGTCACTGGACCAGCAGGTCGATATCCTTGTTGTGGGAAGCAAGCCTACCGTTACGAGACTTTGCCAGGACCAACA GGATGTCAATTTAGGGAACATACAGTCCAAGCAGATACCGATCGTGATCGTGCAATTCATCATTTGGCCATGCAAGCAGCAGAAGGTGGTTGTTTGTATGAGACAGCACCGTTCAAGCCTTCCAATACGGCAAGTGATCCGTGGTGGAACGGAATCGGTATATTACCACACCGGTCCCGTCAGGGTCTGTTACCTATGTTTCATGTGGATGGCGATGTCCATGCAAGTCGTGTTAATCGAAAGACAATAACGCGGCAACTGTCTCTGTCGGTAGCCGAATCCGATACAGAGACCGAGTCGGAAGATGGTGAAAAATCTGGTACCATTCTAAGTCACACTTCCAGCAGTAGCAGTGACGGAGGAGAATCCGAGTACAGCAGCCCTCGATCGTTCCGTCCTAAGAGTGTTAAGCACAAACCTAAGATTTCATACGGCAGGCATTGGGCCGGAGAAATGTCGGCTCGTAGCAACCAGGATAACCAAAGAGAATTTGAGGAGCGAGCCATGAAACAGATTATCGCAATGGTTGGGAAGAAAACAGGGGGAGAGCAAAATCAACAATACACTACTTATCAACAGGGTGGCACATACATTAGGCTCGAAGCGGACTGGCGAGAATCGTTCAAGCAGAAGAATTTAGCCAGTATAAAGGCAAAACCGGGTGGCGTCAAATGA